In Podospora pseudopauciseta strain CBS 411.78 chromosome 2 map unlocalized CBS411.78m_2, whole genome shotgun sequence, the genomic stretch CAGGGACCGGCTTACAAGATGGGTTGGTCGAAACCTCGAGGGGCATCTGACGCCAGGGATTGGCAGTTACAAGACGAACTTGTGTAAACTCGCAGTTTTGCAGAGCAAAGTTTCGTGACCGGTGATGCCGACTGTTTGGGAGCGTGGCTTGTGTTTCGACGGAAGGAATCTACCCGTCGATGGAAAGAGGGGAGGAAATCGGGACCCGATGCAACGGGGGAATCGCGCAGACGGGCTTGGGTCGTTAGGGACTTGGGTCAGGTCGAACTAGGTATTGGGTTGTTTCTTGACGGCTGTTAGACGGAGCGCTCGAGATCAAAAAAGAACAGCCACGCGAAGCTGGCGACAAACTGCACGAGatgacgaggttgatggttgaTGCGGAGGTGGAGACAGAATACTAAGGCGttgaaggaagaggacgacaaCAGGAGAGGGTTACGGGAAGGTAGGTTGAATTTCAGAGGTCAATGGACgtgaggttttggaggggcGGGCGCACTAGCTAAGTGAAATGACGGCGGGGAACGACAGGGCACTGCGGTGGCGACCAAGCACAAGGGTAGTCTAGCGTGTCCTGCTGCAGTGCGCCCGGGCCAGGTCAAGTGGCTCCGAGGGGGACCCAAGACGACGCAAGGACTCGAAGCTTTCCAAGGTGGTCTTGGTCgaagcggcagcagcagtgtcGAGTGAAGAAAGCTGCAACTTTGCAAATGCCCGAGACAATGGGACATCCAACACTAtcagagaagagaaaagacaaaacaaaaaaaaaaaaaaaagaaagaaagaaaaaaagaacaaacaGGGGTAGCCTGAAGCAGACAGCTGCTTCAGTCGACCACACATCATCGTATGCGACTTTCTCTCTTGCACGTCTAGTGAGGTCAGATGGCCTACGACTTGGCGCGCTGCACCATGGACGCAGCCAACCAGAGGAGGCCTAATGAGGGGTTGGGGCAAGGGAAACGGCAGGGTTGCAAAGGCAGGTGAGCCTTTTAGGACCTCTCGGTGAAAGGGCCCAAggttggaagaggatgaggcggGGCAACTGTAAATAGTAAAAGTGAAGGTATTTACACTTACAGTGCGCTCGGTCTTCGACAAGAGTCTTCTGCAGCGTGCGGATGCGAGGGACCGGTGGTCGGTTGGAGGAATTGGCAGCGGAAAGTGTGGTGCTGTgttcggtggtgaggggttCGCTCCGGGCCGTCGTCACTTGTGGCTTTAGCTCCAAAGTCGAGGGAGTCGGCCGGCAGGGCGGTTGCGCTGGTCTGGTGGATGGGATTTATTTGGGCGTTGTGCGGTTGGCCAGATACTGGGAGACCTTGGTGTCTTGTAAGGCGGTGCAAGCCGCAAGCCTCCAGACCTAGGAAGATGGATCTAAAAACAGATCTGGCTGTGTGAAATGGAAATACAGAGGCCAGACTGTGGGCACCTCAGTCGTagaggaaagaaaataaaaggagGTGATCCAAATCGATGCAACTCGGGGAAATGACAGGATAAAGGTGGTCTGGTCTGGCTTGGTGGCCGTGTCTGCTGCTCTGCTTGGTTGGTAATAAAGTAGGGTAAGGTAGCCTGACGCAGGACACGCCGTAAGTTGGACGTAAGGTCTGTAGGAAGGTACCGTGTGAtgtggaaaaagaaaaaggaagggaAAAAGGGTTCGAGGTACGGGTCAAAAAGCTTTCCAGGTGCAGGATACTGCACAGTAGCCTGAGAATGGGACGTGTTGTGACGTGACCTCTCAGGTTGGCAGACAGAAACCGCAGCGGGCACCGGAAATAGCCTCAGGCACGCCGGTGACTGGAAGACGAATGGGAGTGTACTCTCGCCGGCCGAGTCCCAGGAACACAATAGCCTGCCTGACGTTGATTCGGAGCGGCGGATGGTGGAGCTCTTCGTTGTCCGCTTCCTGTTTCCCAAAATACGATAGCGGTCCCGTCTCCTTCTTCGCTTCTATGGTGTTTGGCTTCCACTTTGTTGAACGAGcatgtatgtgtgtgtgtatgcgCGGTAAGGTACCGGGATGAAAGACGCCGCGTATTTTACCGGAATTTCGGTTTTCCTATGCACCTCAACGGGTCCCCGGGTTGCTTTTATCCAGGAGAGCAGCCCCTCTGGTGTCGCTGGCGTGGTTCCAATGGCACGGGATGGGcaaagggaggaggagatgaggcCGGGAGACGCCGATCAAATCAGAAAAAGCGTAAACTGGAACAGAATCAACAGACACAATGTGATGCGGCCGCTTCTGGCCTTTTGTTCACCAGATCCCGCCAGGCTGGGGCCGTTGCTCATGTGCCCATTTTTGAGACGGGAAGCCGGCGCTAAACACACTCGGCAGGCGAAGTTTAAAATAGAGAAGTTAATAAGGTATGAGCTTAATCACCGAATCAACACAAATCGTCATTTTGTTTCTAGTGGCTGACTTCTTTTCAGGAAGATAGCCCTGCCTGTCTGAAAGGTGTATGAGTGCCAGATTGGACACAGGCAGAGACAGACAGGGTGGGTTCTTCTAGAtgcccccctctcccaatgTCCACATCAGATTCGAGGTGGGGCTTCGCAGTGCTTTGTTCTCTGACAACCACAGTTTGTCACGAACCCGCCGCCACGGTTGAGGGCCGAGTGGATTGTGTCTGTTGAAGGAGTCTCCGAGATGTGAGACAGACAGCGGGAGAGAGGCAATACCTGGTGTTCTGTCGTCTCACAATCAACCCGGGGTCTTGGGGTGTGCAGTACCAGTTGAGCCAGCTCGCCCGTTTGGGCACTGTTACACCTACGCTAATATTCCTGAGTCGGTGTCTCTGGTCGTCATAGTAAACAGAGGGAGCCGTTGGAGAGTCATGGTGCCAGTGAGTGAGCGGTCTTTCTGGGTTAATTTACTGCGTAGTTCAAATTGCAGAAGCACTCCCGGTATTAAGAGCATCGCCTAAGATGACTGACGGCTTCTCGCATAAATCCGATGCGTGTAAAGCGAACTCCTCATTATTGCCTCCGCCGCCAGACGAGGGGATCAACGTGTCGCTCAGTCACTGCTGGTTATCACGACTTCTTTATGCGAGCAAGCTTGTCAGGCAGATCGAGGACGGTCCAGGTCGATGACACGCCTTCTTGGCCCCCATTTAGCTGCAGCTGTCATAGAATAGCTTCCTGAGGATAGACAGGCGACCTGAGTAACACGGCACCCGAGTTGAAACGCCGATATGACGGGTGGAAGACTTGCCAATTGGGACTGGTGCATATGTCTTGTGCGGGGCAAACATGGTgaagctcaccaccacaagcaACAGGGCAGTGTGGATGGAGGGGCACATAATAGCTATGTACACCGCTGTAGACAGTGAGTCCGAAATAGGATTATAGAAGCAGCAATTTAGAGCCCTCAGGGCAACAAGCTggccagaaaaaaaaagagtcgAAGCCTACGCCAACTGACGTTGAGCTGTTGTCGAGATATATCTGGCCTTTGCTTTCCTCCCCTGGTGGTGCAAAGTAGAGGCAGAGAGGGGTTGACGAAGCTTGTCGTTTCGTGCCCATACAGATCCCAAACAGGTAATACACAATGATACAACACGCACTGCCAGATCAAGTTTTCTGTGCTCCGAAAGCGCAGTGATACAGCACTAATAAGATATTTCAGCGTCGAATATACCGAGATCCAGGCACCGCAGTGCGTTTCTCAAACAGTCAATATTGCTTGTCGGCGTCGAGCTTCCACCCTTGAAACCCTTGTTCGGTTTGGCAGCAGGCTCCGATTGGGCGGTATCGTGAGCCGATATTCACATGCATCCATGCTCTAGAGAGGTCCAATCGTTTGGCGTCTAGTCCTGCATGGTTATGATGATGCCTGACGCCGATTCCATCGTTGCGGTTGTGTCCAGCCGTGTTGCGGTCTCTGTCCGTTGTTGCTGGCTTTCCGGCGCTCTTCCAATGCGACCTGCgcaggagggaggtggatcAGCAAAGCGCCTTTTGGGTGCAAACGAGGTCCCATGACCGGTTGAATCGCGCTAATCATTTGGCTCGACCAGGTAGATCGTGGCTGGCCGTCTGTTGGCAGACACCAACTTTTTTTTGATCATCTGCAGAGCAGAAAAAAGATAGGGGGGGCAACTGGGACAGATGGGATAGTACGGAGGAGCACTGGGACTTGTTGACCCTGTGGCTAGCTCCGGGTCAAAGTAACAACCGCCGTCCACTGACATCCATGGCATCAAGACGAAATTGCCAATCCAGGGGTTCCAGGTTTGTTAGTCGCCTGCCAGATTCGATTTGGATATCGGCCAGGTACCGTATGTGTATGTACGCAGACGTACCAGGGCCATAAACCCCCGAGACCTCTTGTGAGGTTCTCGGTGCGGTCGTGAAACCGGCGGGCAGTTCGATCGTGTAGTTTTTCGTGATGTCAGGCACCATTTGTGGCGCGATTGCTCGTTACACGCCCTTGGGCACAGCAAAGCATGGCAAAAAGCTAGTCAGGTCGTCCGGAGAATGACTCCCCCTCTCTGACATTTCGATGAGATGCTAGAGGCCTAGAGCAGCTCTACATGATCACCTGACGGAGGACAGCGCGCCTTTTGTAATTCTGCTGTTCCGTACCCGTACCCTGGCCAGCTGGCGTTCCTCGGAAATCACCCAAGCTTCAGCGGCTGACTCCCGGCGTGATGGGTTCGTGAGATAGCGCCCGTCTGTGCCAGCGCTGGGCATGGGAAGTGAGGCCCAAACGGCGGGCCAGATTCATCCACCAGAGGAAAGGTGACTTGCCAATTATAGCAAGCAGATGTCACCGTTCAGCAACGCTTCGGTATTTGCCGTGCTGAGGGGGTTCGTGAGCATCTTTTGGCACTTGCGGCACTCTGAAGACGGAGCTGTCAAATCGATTGCATGGAAGCGAGGAAAATTACCCGTCGACgatgctgttgctgtctGAGCCATGTGATTTCAAGCTGCTGTGGTTTAATTACTGTCGACTGACGGCTGCTGCATGTTGGCCTTTGATGAGGCAGCACGACGAGCTAGCGacggttggtggtggtcggtgAGCCGATCTCCAAGCTAGCCAGACCGAGATCGCATCATCCTGGTAAGGCAGGGAACGCACTGACCAGCTCTGGTCTGAGCCAACCTTGGTGCTGATCATGACATGGTCTGTGTTTGCCCTCAGTCACTATGTATGCCATGCTATGGAATATCGATACAGGAACCAGAGCCAGCTGTCTGCCAGATGTTGAAGTTACTCTTCCCAAAAGGTGATGAAGGTGGGAGCTCGGAGGGTCTGCATGATGCAGCAATCCTCTAGTCTGTATTTGTTGGGCCATCGCTGAACTGATTGTACCGTTACCATGATCCCAATTCCCAACAAGGCCACGGGCGCCCGGCTTGTTGAAACCGAGCTCTTATAAGTTGCTTCGGCATGGGGGTTTGTGATTTGATGTTTCAGACTAGGAGCTTGGGCTGACTTGCTGGAGCCATCAGATGCCCGAGTGGAGAATGATGAGATTCCATCTTCCGGGCCGATAGAACCAACAGCATTCATTGGGGACAGCACAAGAAAAGCTCAAAAGAGATTCCAGATCGCGGGGTAGCTTTCCATGGCTTGTTCTCTGCTGTGCCATAACTCAATGCTTCCCAGGGGCGCATGGGAATATTTCCGAGCTCATCCACGATTCAACAACCGAAGGGATCACATCACTGGAAACCGGTGCGGTATTTCCTACCTCCCCGGTCTCGAACGACTCTTATCTCTTCCAAGACTCCCTCATTGTCTTGTTGATTCGCCGCCGGCAGCCTGTCCAAACCGGTAAACTGCTTCTGAGACCCGCATACATCTTGAGTGGTCCGCTTCTGTCGACGTGCAGCCAACATCCTGCCACACCTTGACTCAGCTGCTTGATGCTCCTCGATGAACTGTCAAATATTCCCTGAAAAACAAAGTCATATCACACACCAGCATCTGCATTAAAGGCGATCAAATTGGCGTTGCAGGTTCGAGTTCAGCCTCTTGGCCGCCTCATCACTTGGAATGTGATAAAAGAAGAAACCCAAGAAAGAACCTGGGCCCTTCTGAGCCCTGCCCTGTGGTTGAGACTGGTCTTTTGAGAGCATGTTTCTGCTATTGTGCAACCTCATTCACCGTGCATGTCGCTGAGCTGCGGGATGACGGCGTTGTAGGTCCCAGACGTCCCGGCAGTCCATAGAGCTCAGCTGCAAGACAAGCCCCGGTATGCAGACGTTTCTTTCTAGGGGAGCTCTCGCGGACTCGGGCATGGGCATGAGTGATGTTGCATGCAGCGAAACAGGCCCTTGATTGATCCGTCTCAAGGCATCTGCAGCGTCAAGCAGCCAGTGGCCATCGCCCGTTGACGGCGTCCATGGGAGCATTTGTCATGATGTTGTCTCGGGGTTCTCGTTTTGAAGGTCTAAATATACTCGGCACTTGATGCCCGAGAAGGGCCGAGTGATGTGGCTTGTTTCTCCTGGTTTCCCGTGTCTTTGCCATGTCTCTGACGGGACCCTAGGTTGTAACTGTTCCTCTTTCTCACAACGTATTGCACGCCTTGAAATCTAATATCAGGACATAACCTTAACCACCACACTTGCCATGGCCATCAATCTCTCAGTAATTTAGAAGGCCATGCTTGGTCTTTTGGGGAAACAAGCATATCTAGACATCGTTTTCAGCacatatcatcatcctcatacGTAGCTAGCTACCATCTAACAATGTTATTGACACCAGCTTGGAGGAAGCAAAATGTGACAAAAGAGATCAACGTCTTCATTTAGCAGCTCTTTTCCAAGTAAACGAACCCCCCTTATCTCCTAACCCCATGATATCGAGCAAGCAACGGAGATAATAGATCACCATCCCATAACGGATATACAGCAACTCGTAAAATAAGTAGCTTTTTCCTTCAGATGTTGCCACAGCCGATACAAGGCCCACAGCCAAATAATCACTCAGGCAAAGCTTCATCTCTCATGAGTGCAACATAGCTACTTCAATGTCAGACCCACTATCGGTCCCACGAAGACCACTCACAAAGCTCAACACCTATAATCAGAGAGGTAGCGCGATGTCGAGAAAGAAGGTAGTTGAAAAAACGTCGAATAATGGTAGAAATGTCGTAGAAAAGTCGAAGAAGGTAACAAAGAAGTTGAAGAAAGTCAAAAACAAGTAACAATAATCTACCAGGAGTCTTCAAATTgaaaccccccaacccccaaataaaaaaaaggggggctCAACTTGACCAAAACCACAGATCCCTTGTTGACCCGTCATCATTCCCATCAGACTTAACCAACTGTCTCGTCCATAGAATGCAGTGGGAAGTGTACCTACTTAATTAAGTATTATGAGACGTGGAGTATCGGCGCTGACAGAAGAGCACTTGCCTGGATGTCAATGACGGTTGTTGATTTATCCCACTTTAACGACCTTTTCAACAACGTTCGACCTCCCAACCGCTCAAACGCTCACATCGAAACCAGAGACCTCAAAAGCCAATAGCATAAATCCCTAAGCAACCTATAGGTATCACTACCACCCGTGCCTCGAACCAAAAACAGATATATCATAATCCGCATTATACCTAAACCCGTTGCGCCTCtgccatctcccccaaaaTCCAGCATACCCTTCCTTAAACCTCTTCACTCCGCTTCCCACCATCTGCAACTCAGCGTCCCCCCCCGCATtcttccccacccctcctcccccattcAAAGCGCCAAATTATAAGCATACTCATCCTCCATATTCTGACTCACCCACAAAACAACCGTGCTAACCCCCACCAGCGCATTGGCAACCACATTctcaacccccatccccaacgccggcatccccacccccggcACGACAAACTTGAGCACAAAAACCGTAACCCCGCCCGCCATCCCGCCCGCCAGCGCCGCGAAACCCAGAAACAGCACAACCCTCGCCTTCCACGCCACCCCCGACCCGGAATAAGAGAAACTATCCGACGCCAGCCGGGATTTCTCGACCGAGTTGATGATCAGCATCCCCAGGGAGGAAAAGACGAACGGCAGCCAGTCGACAAAGTTGAcgtggaggggggaggcgTTGCGGGGCGAGGCCGACCAGACGGCCgagtcgaggaggatgtaGAATGCTAGGGAAAACTTTGACACACAGACATTCGAGTTAGAGAAGTGTTGGGTAAGAGGAGGAgtgagaggaaggaggggggaaacGTACGAGACCGCCGGCCAAGTACACGCCTGCGTTACGGGCTTGGACGCTGGAGAGCCATGCTGGCTTGCTAAAGCGGAAGAGGCGCTCTTCGGAGGACATGATGATGGTATTTTATGTGATATGTTTCCCCTTGCTCGGAGTTGAATAGTTCGGGGCTGTTAGAGGTAGAGCTCGTAAATGTTGCAACCGTAGCTCGGTGACGACTGGCCCCGGTTTCGGTATCGCAATTGAGTTGATCAGCGGTATCGCTATCGGTCACAAGATTGGAATACTTCTCGTATTCTCAGCCGCAATCAATCGCGATATCAAAAcctgtcgtcgttgtcgccGCGAATCGCAGTGTTGTGGGTGTGGAAGCTTATGAACGTAGACGGCAGGCACGCAACGCAAGCAGGCACGCATGACGTTTGGAGTTGGTCCCAAGCGGAAGGCTGGGGGAACCTGACATgacccaccaaccaaccagaCCAATCCCTTCTTGGCAAAGGCTGAAACTAGCACGTGATTACCCCTACCCTCACCAACACTTTTCACAACTACTTCGCAGCCCACAAAACAGTTGATGGATACTCTTCACAATTATCACTAACCGTCAAATATCTGCTTCCTCTGCAAACCAGAAACCCAGTGAATACCATGCATGCCACGCTCTCTGCTGCCATCGCTCCAACTAccacacctccacctcccttACACATCTCTTCTACAACCCCCTATTATACACTTCCATCAACCCTTCATGTCCCTTCCATCCATGCATCTTCTGTCTCCAGAAATGGCCTAGACAAAGCAATGCCtacatccatccatccccaacccGCAAGAAAAACAGGCTCGCCATGTGTATATGGTacaaaaagtaaaatatGGCCTTCCCttggaaaaaagaaagcagCGATTGGTTGATCGCGATAAACCGAAGAGAACTTTAAACGCCCCAATGAGAGAGAAAACCCCCAGACAAGACAACAAGCTTTTCCACCAATTGTGAGGTCATGGGTGATgacagaaaaaaagaagccaCCAGAACGCCATTAATTGCTTTCGTTGTGTCGCCATctgttaaaaaaaaaaagagttACCGGCTCCTTAAGCCAGCAGGAGCGCAGTGTGTTCCCTTGGGAAACTAGTCATCACGCCCCTGCAGCTCTAGATCTCAATGGTCTTCAGTGTCGTCTCTTCCACCTCAACAACGGTGGCCTGCTTGCTGCTTCGTTTGCTGCCAGGCGCTGATGACGTGCCATTTGTCTGAGAAGGCTCAGTGATGGTGACCTCGGGAGGAGGGCTGACCTCGCCATTTGCAGCAAGGGCAGCTAACCTCGGGGCACTTTCTTTGTTCTCCTCTCCGCTGTGTCTTGGGGTGTCGACCTCAACCAACTTCTCCGGCACCTTGATACTGTTCGTCGCCGATGTCAAGGGAACCTCCTCGGCCACTCTCGCCAATGGGCTCGCCTTTCCAACACCTGGCCGAATTGGGCTGGGCATGGGTGAAATCTGGCTCAACCTCTGGAGCGACCGACCACGAGGCTCAGCGTTGGAATCAGCCGCGTTGGCATAGGGCGAAGTGGGCGCACTGGTTGCACCCCTTGGAGGAGCCATCGACCTGCGCTTGTTGGCGGTACGACCATACTTCTGGTcacacctccacctcaaaaTGTCGAAATAACCGGGCTCAACGC encodes the following:
- the VPS68 gene encoding Vacuolar protein sorting-associated protein 68 (BUSCO:EOG092654VM; COG:S; EggNog:ENOG503P1SK), giving the protein MSSEERLFRFSKPAWLSSVQARNAGVYLAGGLFSLAFYILLDSAVWSASPRNASPLHVNFVDWLPFVFSSLGMLIINSVEKSRLASDSFSYSGSGVAWKARVVLFLGFAALAGGMAGGVTVFVLKFVVPGVGMPALGMGVENVVANALVGVSTVVLWVSQNMEDEYAYNLAL